From the Sphingobium sp. MI1205 genome, one window contains:
- the groES gene encoding co-chaperone GroES: MHFRPLHDRVVVRRIEAEEKTSGGIIIPDTAKEKPQEGEVVAVGLGARDDNGNLIELAVKAGDRVLFGKWSGTEVKIDGEDLLIMKESDILGVIDNVVPLKQAA; encoded by the coding sequence ATGCATTTCCGCCCCTTGCACGACCGTGTGGTCGTCCGCCGCATTGAAGCCGAGGAAAAAACCTCGGGCGGCATCATCATCCCCGACACCGCCAAGGAAAAGCCGCAGGAAGGCGAAGTCGTCGCCGTCGGTCTCGGCGCGCGCGATGACAACGGCAATCTCATCGAACTCGCCGTGAAAGCCGGCGACCGGGTCCTTTTCGGCAAATGGTCGGGGACCGAGGTCAAGATCGACGGCGAGGACCTGCTCATCATGAAGGAAAGCGACATCCTCGGCGTGATCGACAATGTCGTCCCGCTCAAGCAGGCGGCCTAG
- a CDS encoding usg protein: MIDRGFIAQLSGYGLTTAEIHYYRPDAPSLLQLFVWQEYDLAPDFPVLFDFLDHWRREIEAALHSVRIAHEGLIRPTEWNAVDGVISIQ, encoded by the coding sequence GTGATCGACCGGGGATTTATTGCGCAGCTGAGCGGCTATGGCCTGACGACTGCGGAAATCCACTATTATCGTCCGGACGCGCCTTCGCTTCTCCAGCTATTCGTCTGGCAGGAATATGATCTCGCTCCAGACTTTCCCGTGCTGTTCGATTTTCTCGACCACTGGCGTCGCGAGATCGAGGCGGCGCTCCATTCTGTGCGCATAGCCCATGAAGGGCTGATACGCCCTACGGAATGGAACGCCGTCGACGGCGTGATTTCGATTCAGTGA
- a CDS encoding Hsp20/alpha crystallin family protein, with product MAFRDLIPWSRQENRLPVSVSAEQDRDTHPLQSLHREVNRLFDDVLRGFNMPAFAGFDRRAGWPHLELGETDKEIRVTAELPGLDEKNVEVLVEDGALTLRGEKKAEVEDKDRGYSERSYGRFERRISLPNGVEHDRASATFKNGVLTVTVPRSDKPDESVRRIPINGGAAS from the coding sequence ATGGCTTTTCGTGATCTCATTCCCTGGAGCCGGCAGGAAAACCGGCTGCCTGTCTCGGTCAGCGCCGAACAGGACCGGGACACTCATCCGCTGCAATCGCTTCACCGCGAGGTGAACCGTCTCTTCGACGACGTCTTGCGTGGCTTCAACATGCCCGCCTTTGCCGGGTTTGATCGGCGCGCCGGCTGGCCTCACCTAGAGCTCGGCGAGACGGACAAGGAAATCCGTGTAACGGCCGAACTTCCCGGCCTGGATGAGAAGAATGTGGAGGTGCTGGTCGAGGACGGCGCGCTCACTCTTCGCGGCGAGAAGAAGGCCGAGGTCGAGGACAAGGACCGCGGCTATTCTGAACGAAGCTATGGCCGCTTCGAACGTCGGATCAGCCTTCCGAACGGTGTCGAACACGACAGGGCGAGCGCAACGTTCAAGAACGGCGTCCTGACTGTGACAGTGCCACGCTCCGATAAGCCCGACGAGAGTGTGCGCCGAATTCCGATCAATGGCGGTGCGGCGTCATGA
- a CDS encoding Hsp20 family protein translates to MRTNFDFTPYRRSTVGFDRLFNLLEAGAREDDGYPLFDIVKLGDDSFRITLAIAGFRPDDIEIVAQQNQLTVTGKRADDADKGEYLHRGIASRSFERRFQLADFIEVGAASFEHGLLSIELRRVVPEAMKPRRIEIGGGAPDGRQIGEAKEKASEVA, encoded by the coding sequence ATGAGAACCAACTTCGACTTTACGCCGTACAGGCGATCAACGGTCGGCTTTGACCGTCTTTTCAACCTGCTTGAGGCGGGAGCACGCGAGGACGACGGCTATCCGCTCTTCGATATTGTGAAGCTTGGCGATGACAGCTTCCGCATCACCTTGGCGATCGCAGGGTTCAGACCCGACGACATCGAGATCGTGGCGCAGCAGAACCAGCTCACCGTGACCGGCAAGCGCGCCGATGATGCGGACAAGGGAGAGTATCTCCACCGAGGCATCGCGTCTCGATCGTTCGAGCGACGCTTCCAGCTTGCCGACTTCATCGAGGTCGGAGCGGCGAGCTTCGAACATGGACTGCTCTCGATCGAACTCCGGCGTGTCGTTCCTGAAGCAATGAAGCCGCGCCGAATCGAAATCGGCGGCGGAGCCCCGGACGGTCGCCAAATCGGCGAGGCGAAGGAGAAGGCGAGCGAAGTTGCCTGA
- a CDS encoding nucleotidyl transferase AbiEii/AbiGii toxin family protein, giving the protein MIDIIQEKLRRYDPANALEEENAVKEILQEIALYALWRGDFFDVALFQGGTSLRILNSLPRFSEDLDFLLRQADPDFDWTPYLKTLIEVFGQFGLKLDALPRAKMDTAIRQALIKNDSIASQLDLSFAGAGKPKTIRIKLEIDVNPPAGSGEASSYLDFPADHEVRHQDLPSNFALKIHALLCRGFLKGRDWFDFSWYVAKGVTLNLALLRNALIQAGPWAGDNHIAVDMPWLNEALGSTIAKIDWKAAADDVRRFLRPAELRSLDLWSERFFLAKLEKLTSTSGHA; this is encoded by the coding sequence ATGATTGACATCATCCAGGAGAAACTGCGCCGCTACGATCCCGCCAATGCGCTAGAGGAAGAGAATGCGGTCAAGGAAATCCTCCAGGAAATCGCGCTCTATGCCCTTTGGCGCGGCGACTTCTTCGACGTCGCGCTATTCCAGGGCGGCACGTCCCTGCGCATCCTGAACAGCCTACCGCGCTTCTCGGAAGATCTCGACTTCCTGCTGCGCCAGGCCGACCCAGACTTCGACTGGACGCCTTATCTCAAGACCCTGATCGAGGTGTTCGGCCAGTTCGGGCTGAAGCTCGATGCTCTGCCCAGGGCGAAGATGGACACGGCTATCCGCCAGGCGCTGATCAAGAACGATTCCATCGCGAGCCAACTCGACCTGTCTTTTGCGGGCGCTGGTAAGCCAAAGACGATCCGGATCAAGCTAGAGATCGACGTCAACCCACCTGCGGGTTCGGGCGAGGCGTCCAGCTATCTCGATTTTCCAGCGGACCACGAAGTTCGGCACCAGGATCTGCCGTCCAATTTCGCTCTCAAGATTCATGCCTTGCTATGCCGGGGTTTCCTCAAGGGTCGGGACTGGTTCGATTTCTCCTGGTATGTCGCCAAGGGAGTAACGCTCAATCTGGCCCTCCTGCGCAATGCCCTCATCCAGGCCGGTCCCTGGGCGGGAGATAATCACATCGCCGTCGACATGCCCTGGCTGAACGAAGCGCTGGGCAGCACGATTGCGAAGATCGACTGGAAGGCCGCCGCTGACGACGTGCGGCGTTTCCTGCGGCCGGCCGAACTCAGGTCGCTTGATCTGTGGAGTGAGCGCTTTTTCCTCGCCAAACTGGAAAAACTGACGTCGACTTCTGGTCACGCTTGA
- a CDS encoding type IV toxin-antitoxin system AbiEi family antitoxin domain-containing protein: protein MSSLAQQITAAGLADHILSERQLGNLLGGGDARRYGLVNRALKDGSLLRVKRGTYLLAKRYRAETIHPFAIAQGLMPGSYVSFESALAHHGWIPEAVFVTAGVTPGRKTLRFETTDFGTFSFHPLAIADYQFLAGVDRVQMGKLIAFVAQPLRALLDLVALRKQQWAGIEWLTHGMRIDEDMLLGLRRKDFAKLKPVYKHKAVNSFLAALESTVMARKVRSAHD from the coding sequence ATGTCCTCCCTGGCGCAACAGATCACGGCAGCGGGTCTGGCCGATCATATCCTCAGCGAACGCCAGCTCGGCAATCTGCTGGGCGGCGGAGACGCCCGGCGCTACGGCCTGGTCAATCGGGCGCTCAAGGATGGTTCCCTGCTCCGCGTGAAGCGCGGCACCTACCTGCTGGCTAAGCGCTATCGGGCCGAAACCATCCATCCCTTCGCCATTGCGCAAGGTCTGATGCCGGGTAGCTATGTCTCTTTCGAAAGCGCGCTCGCCCATCATGGCTGGATCCCCGAAGCGGTCTTTGTGACCGCGGGAGTGACGCCTGGCCGCAAAACGCTCCGCTTTGAAACGACAGACTTCGGCACGTTCAGCTTTCATCCGCTCGCTATCGCGGATTATCAGTTCCTGGCCGGCGTCGATCGCGTGCAGATGGGCAAGCTCATCGCCTTCGTCGCACAGCCGCTGCGGGCCTTGTTGGACCTCGTTGCCCTGCGCAAGCAGCAGTGGGCGGGCATCGAGTGGCTGACCCATGGCATGCGGATCGACGAGGACATGCTCCTCGGGCTCCGACGGAAGGATTTCGCCAAGCTGAAACCGGTCTACAAGCACAAGGCCGTGAACAGCTTCCTCGCCGCGCTCGAAAGCACTGTCATGGCCAGGAAGGTCCGCTCAGCACATGATTGA